Proteins encoded by one window of Vigna radiata var. radiata cultivar VC1973A chromosome 5, Vradiata_ver6, whole genome shotgun sequence:
- the LOC106761143 gene encoding uncharacterized protein LOC106761143, with translation MDKGRDATPTKMCEFSNAKGHINKQQSQSQSASSWRRNLTPLSSGLNASSEYSEKSKKEKVRSLSAVAKALSMGCRVSHSPKPTKKFKFPRKFPKVGNGVDHASVPRKIRSAVKKRGRESISGDSEKVNHNMNGMESPQKDGIKKPKKQRSPCWSTRQVLPGPITKDEEEVAETLYALAGMLPDNGSNAKSEPDSESLPENSTVLQDHEESQSANVTVEASGATADEAKRSPKGCKKLSSLSETIGHEQTDFPDSANFSVAATQSTVPKVNLQSVSMVKSDSGGRVALHDSELSLDMGLNVPIQPQISHIGRKSNVEYQTVGTVDCKQEQHMVKYQKETESPTWWPSLSPTAPTGIVASYLQSSAAKTLEWLNTAIGTSKQDLMEICSSGEKISEIVTQEKKSRKRCASHVHISHLIHSLEVSRRLAGKGHELYESHQARVTEGSNCGVIMEAHNLNWTKSGNSNAAGTVHSATMSNSHETKNGILQHGLYRDISQAPSTSGVHGPQKQGFNFLSLSTGGNELKVNESFNKGESKLEPYSKSQVPYFQSPQQQHGLMPFQSPYASNFMEHLPLVGPQVRLQQQPHYYGTPLRGTHYSSTLSYKQQHQSFWAVQLASQGGSSVNCSILRAQYPNWQSGGYESSVANPCPQVILPHSTASFEALGTKISSISEQQHLFTLASSISRANGQDIHLASSV, from the exons ATGGACAAAGGTAGAGACGCCACGCCCACCAAGATGTGTGAATTTTCAAACGCCAAAGGACACATTAACAAACAACAATCTCAGTCTCAATCTGCTTCTTCCTGGAGACGCAACCTCACTCCTCTCAGTAGTG GTTTGAATGCCAGCAGTGAGTATTCTGAGAAATCAAAGAAGGAGAAGGTGAGAAGCCTGAGTGCCGTTGCCAAAGCATTATCAATGGGTTGCCGTGTCTCTCACTCTCCAAAACCAACCAAGAAATTTAAGTTTCCCAGAAAG TTTCCGAAGGTCGGCAATGGCGTGGATCATGCCTCTGTTCCGCGGAAGATACGTTCAG CTGTGAAGAAACGGGGTCGCGAATCTATCTCTGGGGATTCAGAAAAGGTGAACCATAATATGAATGGAATGGAATCTCCCCAAAAAGATGGCATAAAGAAACCCAAA AAACAAAGAAGCCCGTGCTGGTCCACGAGGCAAGTTTTGCCCGGGCCCATAACTAAAGATGAGGAAGAGGTTGCGGAGACTCTCTATGCCTTGGCTGGAATGCTACCAGATAATGGCTCTAATGCTAAGAGTGAACCAGACAGTGAATCTCTACCAGAAAACTCTACGGTTTTGCAGGACCATGAGGAGAGTCAGAGTGCCAATGTTACTGTTGAAG CCTCGGGAGCCACTGCGGACGAGGCAAAAAGATCACCTAAGGGCTGTAAAAAACTCAGTTCTTTGAGTGAAACCATTGGTCATGAACAGACTGATTTTCCTGATAGTGCCAACTTCTCGGTGGCTGCTACTCAAAGCACTGTTCCAAAAGTAAATCTGCAGTCTGTGTCGATGGTTAAGAGTGATAGTGGCGGCAGAGTTGCATTGCATGACTCTGAACTGTCTCTGGACATGGG ATTAAACGTACCCATACAGCCACAGATTTCACATATTGGGAGGAAATCAAACGTGGAATATCAGACG GTTGGAACCGTTGATTGCAAGCAAGAACAACATATGGTCAAGTACCAAAAAGAAACTG AAAGCCCAACATGGTGGCCAAGCCTGTCTCCCACTGCACCAACTGGAATTGTTGCTTCTTATTTGCa GTCTTCTGCTGCTAAAACTCTAGAATGGCTGAATACTGCAATTGGTACCTCGAAACAGGATTTGATGGAAATTTGTTCTTCTGGTGAAAAG ATTTCCGAAATTGttactcaagaaaaaaaatcaaggaAGAGGTGTGCATCTCATGTTCACATCAGTCATCTCATCCATAGCTTAGAAGTGTCAAGACGACTGGCGGGCAAAGGACATGAGCTTTATGAAAGTCATCAAGCGAGAGTAACCGAAGGGTCAAACTGTGGGGTTATAATGGAAGCACACAACTTGAATTGGACGAAAAGTGGAAATAGTAATGCCGCTGGAACAGTTCATTCTGCTACTATGAGTAATTCACATGAAACTAAGAATGGTATCCTTCAACATGGCCTTTATCGCGATATTTCTCAGGCTCCTTCAACATCTGGGGTGCATGGTCCTCAAAAACAG GGTTTCAACTTCTTGTCCTTGTCAACTGGTGGTAATGAGTTAAAGGTCAACGAAAGTTTTAATAAAGGTGAAAGTAAGTTGGAACCATATTCAAAATCGCAAGTGCCTTATTTTCAATCGCCACAACAGCAGCATGGCCTCATGCCTTTTCAAAGTCCGTATGCTTCAAATTTCATGGAGCATCTTCCTCTTGTAGGACCACAG GTCCGGTTGCAGCAGCAGCCTCATTATTATGGTACCCCGTTACGTGGAACACATTATAGTTCGACACTTTCCTATAAACAACAGCACCAAAGTTTTTGGGCGGTGCAGCTTGCATCTCAAGGTGGGTCTTCTGTAAATTGCAGCATTCTGAGGGCCCAATATCCTAATTGGCAAAGTGGTGGATATGAATCTTCTGTAGCGAATCCTTGTCCCCAAGTAATCCTTCCCCATTCCACTGCATCCTTTGAAGCACTTGGAACCAAGATCTCTTCAATCTCTGAGCAGCAACACCTCTTCACCCTTGCTTCATCAATATCCAGAGCAAATGGCCAAGACATTCATCTTGCCTCTTCTGTAtga
- the LOC106761580 gene encoding WEB family protein At1g75720: MNIKDGVMLVRKAEIDTRAPFRSVKEAVSLFGDKVLAGELYATANKLKKMESGGSENGVEYSRIENVEAELEETRENLQRAKEESMVMAHCLSSLQEELERTKEELQQLKQRETEKHPVESEIEDVKFVENLTTFGVKSSRFDEEKMEFQKKRYVTFANPPSVSHMMFPQQGVGKLERHPSLRKKKKSLIPLIGAIFSRKKGSQELP, from the exons ATGAACATCAAAGATGGCGTCATGCTTGTCAGAAAGGCAGAGATAGACACAAGGGCTCCATTTCGCTCCGTCAAAGAAGCTGTCTCATTGTTCGGCGACAAAGTCTTAGCTGGGGAGCTTTATGCAACTGCAAACAAACTCAAAAAG ATGGAGAGTGGAGGAAGTGAAAATGGCGTGGAGTATTCGAGAATTGAAAACGTTGAAGCTGAGCTAGAGGAGACGCGAGAAAACCTGCAGAGGGCGAAGGAAGAAAGCATGGTAATGGCGCATTGTCTGTCTTCTCTGCAGGAAGAGCTTGAACGCACGAAGGAAGAGCTTCAACAACTGAAGCAACGAGAAACCGAGAAACACCCGGTGGAATCTGAAATCGAAGATGTGAAGTTTGTGGAGAATTTAACGACGTTCGGAGTGAAAAGTTCGAGATTTGACGAGGAAAAAATGGAGTTCCAGAAAAAAAGGTACGTGACGTTCGCGAATCCTCCATCGGTTTCTCatatgatgtttccacaacaaGGGGTTGGAAAGTTGGAAAGGCACCCTTCtctgaggaagaagaagaagtcaTTGATTCCTTTGATTGGAGCTATTTTTTCAAGGAAAAAGGGGAGCCAAGAACTTCCATGA
- the LOC106761849 gene encoding uncharacterized protein LOC106761849, whose amino-acid sequence MLKNNALRGTENFVVIQIRGATEEASLEQTPQSPPKFNNLSAMKLFQRFRKIFMRLVFSVPSRRSKDSKHKVSDRFEPPKTSCSSYYSSYSHYNEAIADCIEFFNKSAQDGIFDGRKSDVV is encoded by the coding sequence ATGCTGAAGAACAACGCACTTAGAGGAACAGAGAATTTTGTTGTTATTCAAATAAGAGGGGCTACTGAAGAAGCATCGCTTGAACAAACACCTCAATCTCCTCCCAAGTTCAACAATCTCTCTGCCATGAAGCTCTTTCAACGCTTCCGCAAGATCTTCATGCGCCTTGTTTTCTCGGTACCTTCTCGCCGCTCCAAGGATTCAAAGCACAAAGTTTCCGACCGCTTCGAACCGCCCAAGACTTCATGCAGTTCTTACTATTCCTCTTACTCGCATTACAACGAGGCCATTGCTGATTGCATCGAGTTTTTCAACAAGTCAGCACAAGATGGCATTTTCGACGGTCGAAAATCCGATGTTGTCTGA